One part of the Truepera radiovictrix DSM 17093 genome encodes these proteins:
- a CDS encoding aldo/keto reductase: MTQTRLDASLSGTFLLGGDLEVNRLGFGAMRVTGKGIWGEPEDRDEALRVLRRLRELNVNFIDTADSYGPYVSEELLCEALHPYEGMVIATKGGLTRHGPDIWRPVGRPEYLRQCVLMSLRRLKVERLDLWQLHRIDAKTDRDEQFAEIAKMQQEGLIRHVGLSEVSVEEIEAARQHFEVASVQNLYNLVTRGSEAVLEYCERESIAFIPWFPLAAGSLAREGSVLDEVAKRLGATPSQVALAWVLKRSPVMLPIPGTSKVEHLEENVAAAGLELSDEDFRALDEVGRQESERLARENAA, translated from the coding sequence ATGACGCAAACGCGACTGGACGCAAGCTTGAGCGGAACCTTTTTGCTGGGGGGCGACCTCGAGGTCAACCGCCTCGGTTTCGGGGCGATGCGGGTCACCGGCAAGGGCATCTGGGGCGAACCCGAAGACCGCGACGAGGCCCTGCGGGTGCTGCGCCGCCTCCGTGAGCTAAACGTCAACTTTATCGACACCGCCGACTCCTATGGCCCTTACGTCAGCGAGGAGCTGCTCTGCGAGGCGCTGCACCCTTACGAGGGGATGGTGATCGCCACCAAAGGCGGCCTCACCCGCCACGGGCCCGACATCTGGCGCCCGGTCGGGCGCCCGGAGTACTTGCGGCAGTGCGTGTTGATGAGCCTGCGCCGCCTCAAGGTCGAACGCCTCGACCTCTGGCAGCTCCACCGCATCGACGCCAAAACGGACCGCGACGAGCAGTTTGCGGAGATCGCCAAGATGCAGCAAGAGGGCCTTATCCGGCACGTGGGTTTGAGCGAGGTGAGCGTCGAGGAGATCGAAGCGGCGCGGCAGCACTTCGAGGTGGCGAGCGTGCAGAACCTCTACAACCTCGTGACGCGCGGGAGCGAAGCGGTGCTCGAGTACTGCGAGCGCGAAAGCATCGCCTTTATCCCCTGGTTCCCGCTGGCAGCGGGCAGCCTCGCGCGCGAGGGGAGCGTATTAGACGAGGTCGCCAAGCGCCTCGGGGCGACCCCCTCGCAGGTGGCGCTGGCGTGGGTGTTAAAGCGCAGCCCCGTGATGCTGCCTATTCCCGGGACGAGCAAGGTAGAGCACTTGGAGGAGAACGTGGCGGCGGCCGGGCTCGAGCTGAGCGATGAGGACTTCCGCGCCCTCGACGAGGTGGGCCGGCAGGAGTCGGAGCGCCTCGCGCGGGAGAACGCGGCTTAA
- a CDS encoding ABC transporter permease — MTKPVTKQGGLGAPGQPQTSARVRARRGWQRRLLRSPLARIGFFIIAVFLLVVLFAPFIAPYSPTQQSLRTTYIPPGVGVHWSGPDGAFGLWVSPVTRSPTGGVVVDESERYPVRWFVEGARWTWFFGLVSSNVRLFGVDGPANVRFHLLGTDEQGRDVFSRLVHGAWISLFIGLIAVAIGIAVGVPIGALSGYHGGTFDLVVQRFIDVMLAFPGILLAIVLVATFGTGLTNVMIAVGIASIPIYARLVRGSVLSVRSREYIEAAKALGKKDVPILIQHVIPNALAPIIVQSSLQMAVAILFAAGLGFLGLGARPPQPEWGLMLARGREYLATAPHVATFPGLAIILVVLGFNLVGDALRDALDPRRQE; from the coding sequence ATGACTAAACCCGTCACCAAACAGGGCGGCCTCGGCGCCCCCGGCCAGCCCCAGACGAGCGCGCGCGTGCGTGCGCGCCGCGGTTGGCAGCGGCGCCTGTTGCGCAGCCCGCTCGCGCGCATCGGCTTTTTTATCATCGCGGTCTTTCTCCTGGTGGTCCTCTTCGCCCCCTTTATCGCCCCCTACAGCCCCACCCAACAGAGCCTCCGCACCACCTACATCCCCCCGGGCGTCGGCGTGCACTGGTCGGGGCCAGATGGCGCGTTCGGCCTCTGGGTGAGCCCCGTCACGCGCAGCCCAACCGGCGGCGTGGTCGTCGACGAGAGCGAGCGCTATCCGGTGCGGTGGTTCGTCGAGGGGGCGCGTTGGACCTGGTTTTTCGGGCTCGTCTCGAGCAACGTGCGCCTTTTCGGGGTCGACGGGCCGGCGAACGTCCGCTTTCACCTCCTCGGCACCGACGAACAGGGGCGCGACGTCTTTAGCCGCTTGGTCCATGGCGCCTGGATCTCGCTCTTTATCGGGCTGATCGCGGTCGCCATCGGCATCGCGGTCGGCGTGCCCATCGGGGCGCTGTCGGGCTACCACGGCGGCACCTTCGACCTCGTCGTGCAGCGCTTTATCGACGTCATGTTGGCGTTTCCCGGCATCCTCCTCGCCATCGTCCTCGTCGCCACCTTCGGCACCGGGCTGACCAACGTCATGATCGCCGTGGGCATCGCCAGCATCCCCATCTACGCGCGGCTCGTGCGCGGCTCGGTGCTCTCCGTCAGGAGCCGCGAGTATATCGAAGCGGCTAAAGCGCTCGGCAAAAAAGACGTGCCGATCCTTATCCAACACGTCATCCCCAACGCGCTCGCCCCCATCATCGTGCAGTCGAGCCTGCAGATGGCGGTCGCCATCTTGTTCGCCGCCGGGCTCGGTTTTTTGGGTCTCGGCGCGCGGCCGCCGCAACCGGAGTGGGGGCTCATGCTCGCGCGCGGGCGCGAGTACCTCGCGACCGCCCCACACGTGGCGACCTTTCCGGGGCTCGCCATTATCCTCGTGGTGCTCGGCTTTAACTTGGTCGGCGACGCCCTGCGCGACGCGCTCGACCCGCGGCGGCAGGAGTAG
- a CDS encoding PQQ-dependent sugar dehydrogenase encodes MIGRFGWAVWVAVVLFISACRAPADVPAAAPSPDALAVPSQFEDVRLASLEAPTALAFTPDGRLLITTQTGQVRVYQNGSLRAAPLLDLKGQICTNGARGIFGIAVDPNFATNGFIYLYYTFDKAGTGTCERGRNGRAVNRVSRFTVSGNAAALSSERVLIDNIPAPFGNHSAGDVAIGKDGLLYVTVGDAGCDPSGRSGCSAENAAARDRHTLLGKVIRITRSGDVPQGNPFRGVDSVRCNRGSAAPGSVCQEIFALGLRNPFRFAFDPNSSGTRFFINDVGQAAREEINLGRAGADYGWNVREGSCKVGGTDCGAAPAGMTNPIFEYAHGASGLFAGCTSVTGGAFVPRGVWPAAFEGAYLFSDYVCGKIFALTPTDSGYRASLFADGLGNSSAIHLRFGPHGGSQALFYTTYAGGGQVRRIAYTGALNRAPQAVVTASPTSGPAPLRVTFDASGSRDPEGEALSYTWRFGDGATGSGPRVTHTYAKGDYTATLIVRDPQGAEGRAVVRISAGNTPPQPVITAPAPGALFGVGERITLRGAATDAEDGTLSGSQLSWRVLLRHDDHTHPYERATGREVTITMPPPEDLAATTTSFLEVYLSATDSQGLSRTVRQDVHPRMVGVTFDTEPSGLKLTVNGETLTTPRTIASWVGYRLNVRADAQTTPDGRRATFAAWSDGGAAAHTITTPSAGGRYTARFDVAASGSQAVSSFTLINADTNRPIAGYDPIPDGATLDLAALPTRRLNVRANTTPARVGSVRFFLNGSLYRTENGAPYALASDTRGDYHPWTPARGTYTLRAVPYSGSSGGGAAGTAGTVRFTVR; translated from the coding sequence ATGATCGGTCGATTCGGTTGGGCGGTGTGGGTGGCGGTCGTGCTTTTCATCAGCGCTTGTCGCGCGCCGGCTGACGTGCCGGCCGCGGCGCCGTCGCCGGACGCGCTAGCGGTTCCGAGCCAGTTCGAGGACGTTCGGCTCGCCTCGCTCGAGGCGCCCACGGCGCTCGCCTTTACGCCCGACGGGCGCCTGCTGATCACCACGCAGACGGGGCAGGTGCGGGTCTATCAGAACGGGTCGCTGCGCGCGGCGCCGCTTCTAGACCTCAAGGGGCAGATCTGCACGAACGGGGCGCGGGGGATTTTCGGCATCGCGGTCGACCCCAACTTCGCTACAAACGGGTTTATCTACCTCTACTACACCTTCGACAAAGCCGGTACGGGAACCTGCGAGCGCGGCCGGAACGGCAGGGCGGTCAACCGCGTCTCGCGCTTTACGGTTTCGGGCAACGCGGCGGCTTTGAGCAGCGAAAGGGTGCTGATCGACAACATCCCCGCGCCCTTTGGCAACCATAGCGCCGGGGACGTCGCGATCGGTAAAGATGGGCTTTTGTACGTCACCGTCGGGGACGCGGGGTGCGACCCGAGCGGCCGTAGCGGGTGCTCTGCCGAGAACGCCGCCGCTAGGGACCGCCACACGCTCCTCGGCAAGGTCATCCGCATCACCCGTAGCGGCGACGTCCCGCAAGGCAACCCCTTTAGGGGCGTCGACAGCGTCCGCTGCAACCGCGGGAGCGCCGCGCCGGGGAGCGTCTGTCAGGAGATCTTCGCGCTGGGCTTGCGCAACCCCTTCCGCTTCGCCTTCGACCCCAACAGCAGCGGCACCCGCTTTTTCATCAACGACGTCGGGCAGGCGGCCCGCGAGGAGATCAACCTCGGCCGCGCCGGGGCAGACTACGGTTGGAACGTGCGCGAGGGCAGCTGCAAGGTGGGCGGCACCGACTGCGGAGCCGCGCCGGCGGGGATGACGAACCCCATCTTCGAGTACGCCCACGGGGCGAGCGGCCTCTTCGCGGGGTGCACCTCCGTGACGGGGGGTGCGTTCGTACCTAGAGGCGTGTGGCCCGCCGCGTTCGAGGGCGCCTACCTGTTTAGCGACTACGTGTGCGGCAAGATCTTTGCGCTCACCCCCACGGACAGCGGGTACCGCGCCAGCCTCTTTGCCGACGGGCTCGGCAACAGCAGCGCCATTCACCTGCGTTTCGGCCCGCACGGGGGTTCACAGGCGCTCTTCTACACCACCTACGCGGGGGGCGGCCAGGTGCGCCGCATCGCCTACACCGGCGCACTCAACCGCGCGCCCCAAGCGGTCGTGACGGCTAGTCCGACCTCGGGGCCGGCGCCTTTGCGGGTCACCTTCGACGCTTCGGGGAGCCGCGACCCGGAGGGCGAGGCGCTCAGCTACACCTGGCGTTTTGGCGACGGCGCGACGGGCAGCGGGCCGCGCGTGACGCACACCTACGCCAAGGGCGACTACACGGCGACGCTCATCGTGCGCGACCCGCAAGGCGCCGAGGGGCGGGCGGTGGTGCGTATCAGCGCGGGCAACACCCCGCCGCAGCCGGTGATCACCGCCCCCGCGCCGGGCGCGCTCTTCGGGGTCGGCGAGCGGATCACGCTGCGCGGCGCGGCGACCGACGCCGAGGACGGGACGCTCTCCGGGAGCCAGCTGAGCTGGCGGGTGCTGTTGCGCCACGACGACCACACGCACCCGTACGAGCGCGCGACCGGGCGCGAGGTGACGATCACCATGCCCCCCCCCGAGGATCTGGCGGCGACCACGACGTCGTTTCTCGAGGTCTACCTGAGTGCGACCGACAGCCAGGGGCTGAGCCGCACGGTGCGGCAAGACGTCCACCCGCGCATGGTCGGGGTGACCTTCGACACCGAGCCGAGCGGCCTCAAGCTCACCGTCAACGGGGAGACGCTGACGACCCCCCGGACGATCGCCTCGTGGGTGGGGTACCGGCTCAACGTGCGCGCGGACGCGCAGACGACGCCCGACGGCCGGCGGGCGACCTTCGCCGCTTGGTCGGACGGCGGCGCGGCGGCGCACACCATCACCACCCCTAGCGCCGGGGGGCGCTACACGGCGCGCTTCGACGTCGCCGCGTCGGGGAGCCAAGCGGTCTCGAGCTTTACGTTGATCAATGCCGACACGAACCGGCCCATCGCGGGGTACGACCCCATCCCCGACGGCGCCACCTTGGACCTCGCCGCGCTGCCCACGCGCCGCCTCAACGTGCGCGCCAACACCACCCCGGCGCGCGTCGGCAGCGTGCGGTTCTTCCTCAACGGCAGCCTCTACCGCACGGAGAACGGCGCCCCCTACGCGCTCGCGAGCGATACCCGCGGCGACTACCACCCCTGGACCCCCGCGCGCGGCACCTACACCCTGCGCGCCGTGCCCTATAGCGGCTCGAGCGGGGGCGGCGCGGCGGGGACGGCGGGGACGGTGCGGTTTACCGTGAGGTAG
- a CDS encoding CPBP family intramembrane glutamic endopeptidase — protein MSTLHAPTQQVARVAWRALALYLVITFAWSWTLGALLIASARGALALPMALHYLSAYGPAVAAVTVTVAVGGRRDLKALGQRIVKADVGARLWLLTLGTPLALGGLAVAVYAALHGLEGAFSRFGDLEYLGRVGVPAALAVWLATYGFGEEIGWRGFAFHHLQRLGWVRAAVLVGVVWGLWHLPYFLYKPTFVALGPLGFVGFLASITLGSVLLGWFYRQSGGSILIVALWHGLFDFVSASPVAAGPGNAVISAAVIVWVLVIVRRARRAESASGAGEPN, from the coding sequence ATGAGCACCCTGCACGCCCCCACCCAACAGGTAGCGCGCGTCGCTTGGCGAGCGCTCGCGCTCTACCTCGTCATCACCTTTGCGTGGTCGTGGACCCTCGGCGCGCTACTGATTGCTAGCGCGCGCGGCGCGCTGGCGCTACCCATGGCGCTGCACTACCTCAGCGCCTACGGCCCAGCCGTCGCCGCTGTGACCGTGACCGTCGCCGTCGGCGGGCGCCGGGACCTAAAGGCGTTGGGGCAGCGGATCGTCAAAGCCGACGTCGGCGCGCGGCTCTGGTTGCTGACGCTGGGCACGCCGCTGGCGCTGGGGGGGCTGGCGGTCGCCGTGTACGCCGCGCTCCACGGACTCGAGGGCGCGTTCTCACGCTTCGGCGACCTCGAGTACCTGGGGCGCGTCGGCGTCCCGGCGGCCCTCGCCGTGTGGCTGGCAACCTACGGCTTCGGCGAGGAGATCGGCTGGCGCGGCTTCGCCTTTCACCACCTGCAGCGCCTCGGTTGGGTGCGCGCGGCGGTGCTCGTCGGCGTGGTGTGGGGGCTTTGGCACCTGCCCTACTTTTTGTATAAACCCACCTTCGTGGCGCTGGGGCCGCTTGGCTTCGTCGGTTTTCTGGCGAGCATCACCCTGGGCTCGGTGCTGCTCGGGTGGTTTTACCGCCAAAGCGGCGGGAGCATCTTGATCGTGGCGCTCTGGCACGGCCTTTTCGATTTCGTCAGCGCTTCGCCGGTCGCCGCGGGTCCAGGCAACGCCGTGATCAGCGCGGCGGTGATCGTCTGGGTTCTCGTCATCGTGCGGCGGGCGCGTCGCGCGGAGTCGGCGAGCGGTGCGGGGGAGCCCAACTAG
- a CDS encoding glutathione ABC transporter substrate-binding protein → MKTLRYLCLAAGLGLGTAWAQPLIIAQGTDAVTLDANDATDSPSATVISHISETLFKLEPDGSIVPWLVESYEVSEDARTWTLTLHDGITFHDGEPLDAEAVKYNIERLTDPDNAFAFAFLLAPISEITVIDELTLELSLDEPFAPLLAHFTHSSTAMQSPAAIEAAGEDFGDNPVGTGPYRFVSWDRGEGVITLEAYEDYWNEGPEITEVRFITAAESTSRMALVETGEAHVAVRVPPQDVERLDANPNITVENTSSVRTIYMYFNALREPTNDVRVRQAINYAVDKEEITEFLLGGAARVSDAPISPGVFGYTPVGEYEYNPERARELLAEAGFENGLDITMYSPSGRYLQDIQIAEAIQNQLAEVGINATIETLEWAAYLELTNRPPEENDVLFAMLGWGTVTGDADYGLYALFHTDQWVPTGSNRAFYSNEEVDSLLDRARTSTDPAEREALYAEAMQIIWDDAAWLFLHSESQLTAIRDEVEGIIVHPTERVLAYNARFR, encoded by the coding sequence TTGAAAACGCTTCGCTATCTCTGCCTCGCTGCCGGTCTCGGCCTCGGCACCGCCTGGGCGCAACCGCTCATCATCGCCCAGGGCACCGACGCGGTCACCTTGGACGCGAACGACGCCACCGACTCCCCCTCGGCGACCGTCATCAGCCACATCAGCGAAACCCTCTTTAAGCTCGAGCCCGACGGCAGCATCGTCCCGTGGCTCGTCGAGTCGTACGAGGTGAGCGAAGACGCGCGCACCTGGACGCTGACGCTCCATGACGGCATCACCTTCCACGACGGCGAGCCGCTCGACGCCGAGGCGGTCAAGTACAACATCGAGCGGCTCACAGACCCCGACAACGCCTTCGCCTTCGCCTTTTTGCTCGCCCCCATCAGCGAGATCACCGTCATCGACGAGCTCACCCTCGAGCTCTCCTTAGACGAACCGTTCGCCCCGCTGCTCGCGCACTTTACCCACTCCTCGACCGCGATGCAGAGCCCCGCCGCCATCGAAGCCGCCGGTGAAGACTTCGGCGACAACCCGGTCGGCACCGGTCCCTACCGCTTCGTGAGCTGGGACCGCGGCGAGGGCGTGATCACCCTCGAGGCGTACGAGGACTACTGGAACGAGGGCCCTGAGATCACCGAGGTGCGCTTTATCACCGCCGCCGAGAGCACGAGCCGGATGGCGCTCGTCGAGACCGGCGAGGCGCACGTCGCGGTGCGGGTGCCGCCGCAAGACGTCGAACGCCTAGACGCCAACCCCAACATCACGGTCGAGAACACGAGCAGCGTGCGCACCATCTACATGTACTTCAACGCCCTCCGCGAACCCACCAACGACGTGCGCGTGCGCCAAGCGATCAACTACGCGGTCGACAAAGAGGAGATCACCGAGTTTTTGCTGGGCGGCGCGGCCCGCGTCTCGGACGCCCCCATCTCCCCCGGCGTGTTCGGCTACACCCCGGTCGGCGAGTACGAGTACAACCCCGAGCGGGCGCGCGAGCTGCTCGCCGAGGCGGGTTTTGAAAACGGGCTCGACATCACCATGTATAGCCCGAGCGGCCGCTACCTCCAAGACATCCAGATCGCCGAGGCGATCCAGAACCAGCTCGCCGAGGTCGGCATCAACGCCACCATCGAAACGCTCGAGTGGGCCGCCTACCTCGAGCTCACCAACCGGCCGCCCGAGGAGAACGACGTCTTGTTCGCCATGCTCGGCTGGGGCACGGTGACGGGCGACGCCGACTACGGTCTCTACGCCCTTTTCCACACCGACCAGTGGGTCCCGACGGGTTCGAACCGTGCGTTCTACTCGAACGAAGAGGTCGACAGCCTCCTCGACCGGGCCCGCACGAGCACCGACCCCGCCGAGCGCGAAGCGCTCTACGCCGAAGCGATGCAGATCATCTGGGACGACGCGGCGTGGCTTTTCCTGCATAGCGAAAGCCAGCTCACCGCGATTCGCGACGAGGTCGAAGGCATCATCGTGCACCCGACCGAGCGCGTTCTCGCCTACAACGCGCGTTTCCGCTAA
- a CDS encoding DoxX family protein: MLTPTHPTSDASAAATRRQFGLTPLRVTVGLVFFAHGLQKFGFGVAGTTAAFTQLGVPLPELSAPLVATVELVGGLLLMLGLFTPVAALLLAFVALSATLLVHLRAGFFAPDGVEFTLTLFAATLALTLTGPGALALDGWRRGRAHEPK, translated from the coding sequence ATGTTGACCCCTACTCACCCGACTTCGGACGCCTCTGCCGCGGCGACGCGGCGGCAGTTCGGCCTGACGCCGCTGCGCGTCACCGTCGGCCTGGTCTTTTTCGCCCACGGCCTGCAAAAGTTCGGCTTCGGCGTCGCCGGCACCACGGCGGCGTTTACGCAGCTGGGGGTGCCCCTGCCGGAGTTGTCGGCGCCGCTTGTTGCCACCGTGGAGCTCGTGGGCGGCCTGCTGTTGATGCTGGGGCTTTTCACCCCCGTCGCGGCGCTTCTGCTCGCCTTCGTCGCGCTCAGCGCGACGCTCCTCGTGCACCTGAGGGCGGGCTTTTTCGCGCCGGACGGGGTCGAGTTTACCCTCACCCTCTTCGCCGCGACCCTCGCGCTCACCCTCACGGGCCCGGGCGCCCTCGCCTTGGACGGGTGGCGGCGTGGGCGCGCGCATGAGCCCAAGTAA
- a CDS encoding MarR family winged helix-turn-helix transcriptional regulator, which translates to MREVRTFSADIRNAIKQAKPFASLEHELYLTLQRLAGELGAELGELFRAAGLSGPQYNILRILRGAGAAGLPCSEVAERLVTKAPDVTRLLDRMEKRGWVTRCRHAGDRRVVTARITAAGLSLLAALDAPVAALHEAQFAHLTPEQRGGLLELLRAARARPGETSQP; encoded by the coding sequence ATGCGGGAGGTGAGGACGTTTAGCGCAGACATCCGCAACGCCATCAAACAGGCCAAACCGTTCGCGAGCCTCGAGCACGAGCTCTACCTGACGCTGCAGCGGCTCGCGGGGGAGCTCGGCGCCGAACTCGGGGAGCTCTTTCGCGCGGCGGGGCTCAGCGGGCCGCAGTACAACATCCTGCGCATCCTGCGCGGCGCCGGCGCCGCCGGGCTCCCCTGCAGCGAGGTCGCCGAGCGCCTGGTGACCAAAGCGCCCGATGTGACGCGGCTGCTCGACCGGATGGAAAAGCGGGGTTGGGTGACGCGCTGCCGGCACGCCGGCGACCGGCGCGTGGTCACCGCCCGCATCACCGCGGCGGGGCTCTCGCTCCTGGCGGCGCTCGACGCACCGGTCGCGGCGCTTCACGAGGCGCAGTTCGCCCACCTGACGCCGGAGCAGCGGGGGGGATTGCTCGAGCTGTTGCGGGCGGCTCGAGCCCGCCCCGGCGAAACCTCTCAGCCTTGA
- the nikB gene encoding nickel ABC transporter permease, producing the protein MLSYLLRRSLIALPSILGVIVIVFAMVRLAPGDPAVLLAGEFASAETVERIRERFGLNEPPHVQFGIFMRDLVQGDLGNSTRTRRPVIDELARYFPSTLELASAAILIALLIGVPAGVISALRPNSVADVTVTLIALIGVSMPVFWFGLLAILYFSVQLGWFPVQGRGTLAHVVLPAVTLGVSSTAIIARMTRSSMLEILSQDFIRTARSKGLRERVVTNKHALRNALIPIVTVGGLEFGTLMAGAVLTETVFNWPGIGRLLVDSILARDYPVVQGAVLLISVSFIVINILVDLLYALIDPRIRYD; encoded by the coding sequence ATGCTCAGCTATCTTTTACGGCGTTCGCTCATCGCCCTCCCCTCGATCCTCGGGGTGATCGTTATCGTCTTTGCCATGGTGCGCCTCGCCCCCGGCGACCCGGCCGTGCTGCTCGCCGGGGAGTTCGCAAGCGCCGAAACCGTCGAGCGCATCCGCGAACGCTTCGGGCTCAACGAGCCGCCCCACGTGCAGTTCGGCATCTTTATGCGCGACCTGGTGCAGGGCGACCTCGGCAACTCGACCCGCACGCGGCGGCCGGTCATCGACGAGCTCGCGCGCTACTTCCCGAGCACGCTCGAGCTCGCCTCCGCAGCGATCCTGATCGCCCTTCTCATCGGCGTCCCGGCGGGCGTCATCTCGGCGCTCCGGCCCAACAGCGTCGCCGACGTCACGGTGACGCTCATCGCGCTGATCGGCGTGTCGATGCCGGTCTTTTGGTTCGGGCTGCTGGCTATCTTGTACTTTAGCGTGCAGCTCGGTTGGTTCCCGGTCCAGGGCCGGGGCACGCTCGCGCACGTGGTGTTGCCCGCCGTGACCTTGGGGGTGAGCAGCACCGCCATTATCGCGCGCATGACCCGCTCGTCGATGTTGGAGATCTTGAGCCAAGACTTTATCCGCACCGCCCGCTCCAAGGGCCTTCGGGAGCGCGTCGTGACCAACAAGCACGCGCTGCGCAACGCGCTCATCCCCATCGTGACCGTCGGCGGGCTCGAGTTCGGCACCCTGATGGCCGGCGCCGTGCTCACCGAAACGGTGTTTAACTGGCCCGGGATCGGCCGGCTGCTCGTCGACTCGATTCTCGCTCGAGACTACCCCGTCGTGCAGGGCGCGGTGCTGCTCATCTCGGTGAGCTTTATCGTCATCAACATCCTTGTCGACCTCCTCTACGCCCTCATCGACCCGAGGATCCGCTATGACTAA
- a CDS encoding radical SAM protein codes for MPLAAPPTEETLYPATISEVQRGSPAYRAGVRPGWELLRVNGGAVTDVLAYRRELARGEVTLDARDPLTGREVRFAVAWEDPGLEFAEVIFDGLKKCANKCEFCYVHQMPKGFRKSLYIMDDDFRTSFLYGSFVTLTNLSEEDIARILDEHLSPLYVSVHTVNEDLRRDMMKWWRLKVRDERATRIREMLQRLEPIDLYTQMVLLPGRNDGEHLDETLEHLATYDNVQAVACVPVGLTEHRRNLPELRPYTPQEARDVLRRVHRFQRRMLEARGTRFVFASDEFYLLADEPLPASDAYEGFPMLENGVGMVQDFLSEPLPALPTRLERPRKVILGTGKLFAPVLARAVAPLRAIEGLALEVRALKNRTFGEVTTVAGLLAGRDFLTQIRPGEADLLLVSPNVLKYGTETLLDDRTLDDLRQGLKMRVEVGGTTLAELAEAILSDVGERHGPQFGFSTHAIKEAARQH; via the coding sequence ATGCCGCTCGCCGCCCCCCCGACCGAAGAGACCCTCTACCCCGCCACCATCTCCGAGGTGCAGCGCGGTTCGCCCGCCTACCGAGCGGGCGTGCGCCCCGGGTGGGAGCTGTTGCGGGTCAACGGGGGGGCGGTGACCGACGTCCTCGCCTACCGCCGCGAGTTGGCGCGCGGCGAGGTCACGCTCGACGCGCGTGACCCTCTCACCGGGCGCGAGGTGCGCTTCGCGGTCGCTTGGGAGGACCCCGGGCTCGAGTTCGCCGAGGTCATCTTCGACGGGCTCAAAAAGTGCGCCAACAAGTGCGAGTTCTGCTACGTCCACCAGATGCCCAAGGGCTTTCGCAAAAGCCTCTACATCATGGACGACGACTTTCGCACCTCGTTTTTGTACGGCTCGTTCGTCACCCTCACCAACTTGAGCGAGGAGGACATCGCGCGCATCTTGGACGAACACCTCTCGCCGCTCTACGTCTCCGTGCACACGGTCAACGAGGACCTGCGCCGCGACATGATGAAGTGGTGGCGCCTTAAGGTTAGAGACGAGCGCGCAACCCGCATCCGGGAGATGCTGCAGCGCTTGGAGCCCATCGACCTCTACACGCAGATGGTGCTGCTGCCGGGCCGCAACGACGGCGAGCACCTCGACGAGACCCTGGAGCACCTCGCCACGTACGACAACGTCCAGGCGGTGGCGTGCGTGCCCGTCGGCCTTACCGAGCACCGCCGCAACCTCCCCGAGCTGCGCCCGTACACCCCCCAAGAGGCGCGCGACGTGCTGCGGCGGGTGCACCGGTTTCAGCGGCGGATGCTCGAGGCGCGTGGGACGCGCTTTGTCTTCGCGAGCGACGAGTTCTACCTGCTCGCCGACGAACCGCTGCCCGCGAGTGACGCCTACGAGGGCTTCCCGATGTTAGAGAACGGCGTCGGGATGGTGCAGGACTTTTTGAGCGAGCCGCTGCCCGCGCTGCCGACGCGTTTGGAGCGGCCGCGCAAGGTCATCTTGGGAACGGGCAAGCTCTTCGCCCCCGTCTTGGCGCGCGCCGTCGCCCCCCTGCGCGCGATCGAGGGGTTGGCGCTCGAGGTCCGCGCCCTTAAAAACCGCACCTTCGGCGAGGTCACGACCGTCGCGGGGCTCCTCGCGGGGCGCGACTTTTTGACGCAGATCAGGCCGGGGGAAGCGGATCTGCTGCTCGTCTCCCCGAACGTCCTCAAGTACGGCACCGAGACCCTGCTCGACGACCGCACCCTCGACGACCTCCGGCAGGGGCTCAAGATGCGGGTTGAAGTCGGGGGCACGACGCTCGCCGAGCTCGCCGAAGCCATCTTGAGCGACGTGGGCGAACGCCACGGGCCGCAGTTCGGCTTCTCGACCCACGCCATCAAAGAGGCGGCGCGGCAGCACTAG